The genomic interval TTTCTAGTGCCGGATTGCTTTTTTGAATTGTCGTGACCATAGCAGGAGGAAATTAGCCCGTCAAAATTTGTTTGATATAAGTAAATATGGTTTGATTGCGGTCTTGGGCGGGACTGCAGGCTTTTCAGCCCCATGTGGTTGCGAGTGACCACATTTCGAGACAGCACTCTATGTTGCCAGAATCGAAACTAACCCCGGCTAAAACGACTGTTTATTTCTGGAAACGACGAACAATCGGAGTGACGATTGCAGTATGCACGCTGATAGACGCGGTTATGCAATATGAGTATCGAGACGGTTAAGCGTATGACACTAAAGGCTATTTGCGCCGGCACGCACCGATTCGGCGAAATCATATGGGCGTAATGGCATGTAATCGACGCAGGCTCAGTGAATTCCCTGAGTGACTTGGGATGTTTCTGTTTGCAGAATCAGGCCCGCTTGCGGACGGGCGCGCATGTGGACACCATCACACGCGAATCCGGCCGCTGTTTATCATTTCGCCCGCAGCGATCCTGCGCGGCGGAACACTGTCCGGCACGTTCCAACCGAACGGCGGCCGGCGCAAGGACATGACCATCACTGCCGATTTTTTCCGCCGCGGGCTTTCCGCCTGCCGCCGTATAGCAACGCCGCGCTGTGCCGCCCTCGAAATCTCCGTTCGTCGCGATGCTTTATCATTGAGCCCGCTCCGCATGCCGGAGTCCGAGCCCGGTGTGGCGCAGTGTCGCCCAATAGGACTTGCCGCGGAGCGTTTCGCGAGACAGGCTTCGATCCCATCCCCTGGTTTATCTGCTGGTTTGGCGCTTTAACGTGCGGATAAGCGCGCTAACGCGCTGCGTCTGTGCGCCTGCTGCATCCGCATGAGGACGCACGCTTCGCCGACTGTCTTTCCAGATTCCGTTTCACGCGCCGCGCGGCCAGTTCGCGCGACGCCGCAACCGTTTGAACAAGAGGTACACGATGAATTCAACCACTCCGGCGGGCGCACGCGTCTCGCAGACCCGTTCGTTTTCGACGGTCTTTCTGATCGAGATGTGGGAGCGCTTCGGCTATTACGGCATGGCCGCGCTGCTCGTGCTGTTCATGATCGACAAGCTGCAGTTCACCGACAGCCACGCCACGCTCACGTGGGGCGCATTCACGGCGCTGGTGTACGCGTCGCCGTCGATCGGCGGCTGGATCGGCGACAAGATTCTCGGCGCGCGGCGCACGATGATCTTCGGCGCCGGCGTGCTGTCCGTCGGCTATTTCATGCTGGCGCTGCCCAACGACCAGCTTGCCTATATGTATGCGTCGCTCGGCGTGATCGTGGTCGGCAACGGCCTCTTCAAGGCCAACGCCGCGAATCTCGTGCGACGCATTTATGAAGGCGACGACGCGCGTATCGACAGCGCATTCACGATCTACTACATGGCGGTCAACATCGGCTCGACGGTGTCGATGCTCGCCACGCCGTGGATCAAGGACCATTGGGGCTGGCATACGGCCTTCGCCGTGTGCTGCGCGGGGATGCTGTTGTCGATGCTGAACTACTTCATCATGTTCCGTACGCTCGCGCATATCGGCTCCGCGCCGGACGCCGAACCGGTGCGCTGGAAGCGCGTCGGCGCGGTGGCGCTGGGCGGCCTCGCGCTCGGCGCGGCGACCATGTTCGTGCTGCAGCACAAGGCGATCGCGGTGGCCTGCGTGTACACGGCGGGCGTCGCGATTCTCGCGATCTTCGGCTACATGCTGATGAAGTGCGAACGCTCGGAGCGTTCTGGGCTCGTCGCCGCGCTGATCCTGACCGCGCAGGTGATCCTCTTTTTCGTGTTCTATGTGCAGATGTCGACGTCGCTCACGCTGTTCGCGTTGCGCAACGTCGATCCGCGTTTCATTCTGTTCGGCCAGACGTGGTTCACGTGGAGCGCCGCGCAATTCCAGGCACTCAACCCGATCTGGATCATGTTGCTGAGTCCACTGCTCGCGCTGCTGTACACGAAGCTCGCGAAGAGCGGCAAGGACGTGCCGGTGGCGGTCAAGTATGCGTTCGGCTTCGCGGTGGTGGCGGCCGGCTTCTTCGTCTATGCGGCGAGCGGCAACTATGCGGTGAACGGACGCGTGTCGTCGTGGTTCATGGTGGGCGGCTACGGTCTGTATTCGCTCGGCGAATTGCTGGTGAGCGGGCTGGGGCTCGCGATGATCGCGCGCTACGTGCCGGCGCGCATGAGCGGTTTCATGATGGGCGCTTACTTCGTGGCGACCGGCGTGTCGCAATATCTGGGCAGCGTGGTGGCGAATTTCGCGCAGATGCCGGCGGGCGATATGGATCCGCTGGAATCGTTGCCGCTGTATACCAAGCTGTTTACGGGCCTCGGCTGGCTCGCGGCGGTGGGCGCGCTGGTGGCGGTTCTGTTGCTGCCGTTGATGCGCAAGCTCTCGCGTGAACATCAGCGTTGCAGCGACGAGGCGCGTGAGAGCGCGCGGCAAACGGCGGCGTTGAATGGGGCGGTGGCGGAGTAATCAAGCTCTGATCGACGAACGCGGCGCACGCCATGATGTGCGCCGGTAAAACAGAAATGGCGCGCCTCGCAACGCAAGGCGCGCCATTTTTGTATCTGGAAGCGCCGCGCGCTCAAGTGTCCAAGGTGTTCATGGGATAGAACCGCCGGAGGTAAGCTAACGGTTGCCATTGGTCTTTCCAACGAACCGTTTCCCAGACACTCAAGGTAGCCACCCGGATGGAAATCCATATCGCGGTCGAAGGTCATCACGATCTGTCCGGCCAGATCTATCGGCAGTTGCGCGCGGGCATTCTCGAAGGCCGGCTCGCGGGCGGCACGCGTCTGCCGTCCACGCGTGAGCTCGCCACGCAACTGGGCGTGTCGCGCAAGACCACGCTCGACGTGTTCGAGCGGCTGCTCTCCGAAGGCTATCTGAGCGCGCGCGGCGGCTCGGGCACTTTCGTCGCTGACGGTCTGGAGCGTCTGCCGGTGGAGCGCTCCGCGCATGCGCGGGCCGCGGAGTCGTCGCGCGAACGGGCCAGGGCGAAAGCCGCCGCGCGCGCCCAGCCGCTGTGGGACGAGATGCCCGAGAGCTTGCCTCTGCCGAAGCCTTCGGTGGCGTCGCCGCAAGACTTCGTCGGCGGCGCGACCGATAAGACGCTGTTTCCCTTCGACATCTGGCGCCGCTGCGT from Paraburkholderia phytofirmans PsJN carries:
- a CDS encoding peptide MFS transporter; its protein translation is MNSTTPAGARVSQTRSFSTVFLIEMWERFGYYGMAALLVLFMIDKLQFTDSHATLTWGAFTALVYASPSIGGWIGDKILGARRTMIFGAGVLSVGYFMLALPNDQLAYMYASLGVIVVGNGLFKANAANLVRRIYEGDDARIDSAFTIYYMAVNIGSTVSMLATPWIKDHWGWHTAFAVCCAGMLLSMLNYFIMFRTLAHIGSAPDAEPVRWKRVGAVALGGLALGAATMFVLQHKAIAVACVYTAGVAILAIFGYMLMKCERSERSGLVAALILTAQVILFFVFYVQMSTSLTLFALRNVDPRFILFGQTWFTWSAAQFQALNPIWIMLLSPLLALLYTKLAKSGKDVPVAVKYAFGFAVVAAGFFVYAASGNYAVNGRVSSWFMVGGYGLYSLGELLVSGLGLAMIARYVPARMSGFMMGAYFVATGVSQYLGSVVANFAQMPAGDMDPLESLPLYTKLFTGLGWLAAVGALVAVLLLPLMRKLSREHQRCSDEARESARQTAALNGAVAE